The genomic window TCGCCCTCGGGATCGACGTCGGCCACGGCCTCGTCCGGCTCGCCGGAAGGGGACCTGGTCGAGACCTTCGCCCAGCCGGCCGAGGGGCGCGACTGGGTCGTCCTCGTCGAGGACCCGCAGGACAGCGACCGGGTCGCCGACGACCTCAGGCAGGCCGGCCTCGCGCTGACCTCGGTCAATCGTGGCATCGGCATGGTGACGCTGCGCAGCACCGACGACGACGTGCGGACCACGGCCGAGGGCGTCGACGGGGTGGTGCACGCCGCGAGCGACCAGAGCGTCGGGTGGTCCCCCGAGGAGGAACCCACCCCCAGCGCCGAGGACACCTCCCCCGCGACCGGCACGCTGCAACCCCCGCCCCCACCGGAGGGTGGCGACCCCTTCGACGGCTGGTTGTGGGGCATGTCCGAGATCAACGCCGCCCAGGCACGGTCGGTGACGGCCGGGGACCCGGACGTGCGCGTCGGCGTCATCGACACGGGCGTCGACTCGAGCCACCCCGACCTCGTCGACCGCGTGGACGGGGAGCGCTCGCGATCCTTCGTCACCGACATGCCCGGACTGGACGGTGCGTGCGAGCGCGACGGGTGCATCGACCCGGTCGGCAGCGACGACAACGGGCACGGCACCCACGTCGCGGGGACCATCGCCGCCTCGGCCAACGGCATCGGCGTGCAGGGAGTCGCACCGCAGGTCGGCATCGTCGACCTGCGCGCGGGCCAGGACTCCGGCTACTTCTTCCTCGGCCCGGTCGCCAACGCGATCACCGCCGGGGCCGAGCAGGAGCTCGACGTGGTCAACATGAGCTTCTACGTCGACCCCTGGCTCTACTCCTGCCCCGGCGGTGCCCCGGAGGACTCGCCCGCCCAGGCCGCCGCGCAGGACGTGACCATCGAGCTGATGCACCGCGCCCTCGACCTCGCCCACGAGCAGGGCGTCACACTCGTCACGGCAGCCGGCAACAACTCCCGAGACCTCGCCGACCCGGGCATCGACAACACGAGCCCCAACTTCGGCGACACGACGCACGAGCGGACGCTCGACGAGGACTGCCGGCTGCTGCCCCTCGACGGGCCGCACGTCGTCGGCGTCTCCTCGGTCGACGAGGACCTCACGCGCAGCGGCTTCTCCAACTACACGTCCGACCCCGCCTCGGACGACGTCGCGATCGCGGCACCGGGCGGAGCCGGCCCCGAGAGCGGCCTGCCCATCCTCTCCACGGCATCCCGAGACCTGCTGCTGACGCGGGGGGACGTCGACGACGAGGGGCGGGTGACCGTGTCCGGCTCGCAGGAGGGGATCGTGCGCAGCTGCCCCGAGGGCATCGGCGAGACAGAAGCCGACCCGGATGGGCAGTGCGGGCTGTACACGTGGCTGATGGGCACGTCGATGGCCGCTCCGCACGTCAGCGGCACCGCCGCCCTGGTCATCAGCGAGAACGGCGGCACGATGGCTCCGGACGAGGTCGTGCAGACCCTGCGCCGCACCGCCCGCGACCACGAGTGCCCGTCGTTGGGCAGCGACGCGGACGGTGGTGGCACCAGCGCGGTGTGCACCGGCCCCCCGGAGCGCAACGGCTTCTTCGGTGACGGCATCCTCGACGCGGCCGCGGCCGTGCGCTGACCGGACGACCTGAACCGGGGTGGGGCGCCCCCTTCGCCTCAGTCGTCGAGGACGTCCTCTGCGCTGTCCCCGGTGACGTCCTGCGCGTCCGGGTCCTGAAGGTCGAGGCCACCGAGCGGCTCGCTGGACCAGCCGGCGAGCCGCCAACCGGACCGCGGGTCGCCCTCGAGGACACCCATGCCGGTGTTCATGATGCTCAGGTCCGCGGCCGTGTCCCGGGCCAGGCCCGCGGCCACCGTCGCGAAGACGCGGATGGCCGCGCCGTGGCTGAAGAGCGCGACCGTGTCACCGTCGGCGTGCTCGCTCGTGATCGCCTCGACCGCCGAGGTGTAGCGGGTGAGGAAGACACGTCCGCTCTCGCCGCCGCCGAGAACATGATCGAGATCGCCGCGCATCCACCGCACGAGGGCAGCGATGTAGGCCTGGCGGGACTGCTCGTCCGAGCGCAGTTCCAGGGCGCCGGCGGAGATCTCCTGCAGTCCCTCGCGCACCCGGATGTCGACGCCGCGAGCGAGGGCGAGCGGCTCGGCCGTCAACTGGGTGCGCACGAGCGGGGAGGCGTAGACGCCCGAGACCGGTTCGGCCAGGACGTCGGGCACGGCGTGGGCCTGCACGCGGCCCAGCCCGGTCAGGCCGGCCCCCGGGTAGGCGGTGTCGAGCGCTCCCGTGACGTTGTGGGGCGTCTGGCCGTGACGGATGAGGAGGAGTCGCACGGATCGATCGTGCCACGCGCCCCGCGCAGGACACCGTCGCGTCCCCGTGCGCAGAGGTGTCTATGCGGCGCAGGACCCCGTGGACACCGGATCGGTGGCCCGTGCTGCCCGGTCGAGGACCGGCCGGGTCTCCTGGAGCGTGAGGGCGTACCCCGTGTCCCGGTGCGTCTGTGACTTCGCGAAGACCGTACCGACGACCTGACCGGAGGGTGACAGCAGAGGCCCGCCGGAGTTGCCGTGCTCCACGCGGGTGTTGACCGCGTAGACCTGCCGATCGACACCGGGGGTGCCGTCGATGCCGGCGCCTCGTGCGGTGATGAGATCACGGACACGGCCGGCCTCGAGGTCGTAGGGACCACCGAGGGGGAATCCGGCGACCACCACCTCGTCGCCGTGCGACTGCCGCTCACCGGTGGGCAGCGGCGGGGCCGCCAGGTCGGGCACGGCAAGCACGGCGACGTCCCGCCGCGGGTCGAAGGCGACCGTCGTCGCCGGGTAGGTCTCGCCGGTCCCGCCGACCTGGACCGAGGGTTGCTCGACGCCGGCCACGACGTGGGCATTCGTCACGACCCGGTGGGGTGCTCCCACCCACCCGCTGCCGGTCTGCCCGCGGCCACAGCCGGGCGCCGTACCGCTGACCAGCACCACGGAGCCGGCGGCCTGCTCGAGGCCGGGCCCCTTCGTCACCCCCGCCGGCGGCGGCTCGACCGGACGGATCGCCTCGGGCCGCACGCCGGTGAAGACCCGTGGGAACCCGTCGGTGCCCAACGCCCGGTAGACGCCACCGAGCACTCTGTCCGCGGGCGCCGGCATCGCCTGGTCGATCACCTGGATGACCCGCGACCCGGCCACGGGTTGGGCAGCGCCGGGGAAGGCACCCACGACGGCCGAGGCAGCCAGCCACACGACGGTCGCGCCGACGAGGAGGGCCGCGACGGCGCCCAGGAACGAGTCAAGGACCCGGGCTGGACGAAAGCGCACCCATGAGCGCACTCGGAGGCCGACCATCGCGCCGATCGCCTGTCCGAGAGCCGCAGCGATGAGGACGCCGACGACGAGCAGGACACCGCTGCGAAGGGGGTCTCCGCCGGCCAGGTCCGACCGGGTCAGGACCCCGGGAAGTCCCCACAGCGCGAGCAAGCCGCCGGCGAGGAACCCGATGAGGGAGAAGACGCCGGCGACGAGGCCGGTGCGGTACATGCGGACCGCGTAGGCAGCGAGCGCCAGGAGCAGCGCGATGTCCAGGGCGAGCGCTCCGGTCATGGCTGCTCCTCGGGCACGGTGGCAGGGTCCGTCGGTCGGGCCCCGGGCGTGCCAGCACGTCCGGGCACTGGGGACGAGATCCCTGTGGGCCCCGTGGGACTCGAACCCACAACCTACGGATTAAAAGTCCGCAGCTCTACCGATTGAGCTAGAGGCCCGGGGGTGGGGAATTCAGTGGGAACTTCCTTGGGAAGAACCTTGGGGAGAACTGACTGACCCGATCCCGCGGAAACAGTACCTGCCTGACCGGCCCGGCCGCGCCTTCGGCGCAGCCAGGTGACCGTGACTGCAGACGCCGCGACGCGCTGACATCGCAGGCCGGGCGCTCAGCCTGATCACGTCGCGGTGTGCGTCCCATAGGTTCGCTGCCAGTAGATCAGCGGCGCGTCGGCCGTGGCGTGGGCTGCGTCGACGGCGCCGATGACGAGGGTGTGATCGCCCACGACAATCAGTTCGGTGACGGTCAGCGCCAGCCAAGCGTGGGCGGCTGCGAGGCGGGGCGGGGTGCCGTCGGAGTGCTCCCACTCCACGGGTGCATCGTCCTTGCGTTGGCCTGCGAAGCGTGAGGCAAGGACCCCCTGATCGACGGTGAGCGCATTGACTCCGACGGTCACCCCCCGCTGGAGCTTGGCCAGCAGCGAGGAATCGTTGTCGAGTGAGATCAACATCGTGGGCGGATCGATCGAGAGGGACATGAATGAACTGACAGTGGTCCCGTGGGGCCCGTCGCCTGCATCTGTCGTGACGACGGCGACCGCCGCTGGGATCTGGGCCATGACGTCCCGGAAGCGTTGGGTGAGGACCTGCGTTGTGGTGTGCTTGAAGGTCATCGGTCAGCCGGGGTCAGTGGGGCGGGGGACAGGTGGTTCGCGATCCGGCCCAGGACGTCGGTGGCGCTGGCCACGCGCGACGGGTCGATCCCATCCATCGCCTGGTGGAGGGTCTCGCGCCGCGCCGCATGGACGCTCTCGAGAGCATGGGCCCCCTCGCCGGTGATGCTGATCAGGAACGCACGCGCATCGGTGGCAACGCGCTCTCGGCTCACCAGCCCGACGCTCTCCAACCGCTTGAGTCGCGGCGTGACCGAGGAGACGTCCACTCCGTGGCAGGCTGCGATGTCCGAAACACGCAGGGCCCCATGCGCGTCGAGGTACTCCAACAGCGCCCACGACGCAGGTGGCAAGTCGTAGCCACAACGCTCCGCCACATCCCCGGCCATGGCGCGATCGGACAGGAGACGCACCACCGTCGCGAGCGAACGCTCGAGATCGTCCGTCAGGGAAGGCTCATCGAATGTCGCGCTGTCGGCCATGGTCGCCACGGTAGCCATGCGGTGAGCGTTAAACAAGTTGGGGCCAACCAACTATCTGCTACGGTCGACCGATTCATCCCCACCAACGTCGAGGAGCGCTCACACGTGAAACTGTCCATCGTCGATCTCGGGACGGTCGCGCCCGGCACGACCGAAAAGGATGCTCTGGCGGACTCGCTGGAGAGCGCGCGTCACGCCGAGGACTGGGGGTTTGGCCGCTACTGGTTCGCCGAGCACCACCTCAGCCGGTCCGGGGCCTCGCACCACCCCGAGCTGCTGATCGCCGCCGCGGCCATGGTCACCTCCAGCATCCGGCTGGGCTCAGGGGCCGTGCTGATGAACCACTACAGCCCGTTCAAGGTGGCCGAGATGTTCAAGCAGCTGGAGGCGATGGCCCCCGGACGCATCGACCTGGGGATGGGCCGAGCCACCGCTGGCCCCACGCTCGACCTGGCGTTGCAGCAGAACCGGCAGAACCCGGCCCAGGTCGACCACCAGCAACAGATCCTGGAGACGATGGCCTGGCTGTACGAGGCCTTCCCCGACGATCACGCATTCGCTGGCCACCCGTTGATGACGAGTGTCCCCGAAGTCCCGCAGACATGGCTCCTCGGGTCCAGCCCGAACGGATCGAACCTGGCCGCCGGACTGGGCATCGGCTACACCTTCGCCGGTTTTATCAACCCAACGGGGGCGGCGCCGGCCCTGCGCAACTACCGCGAGGCGTTTCAACCCCAGGCTTTTGGGCTGGACTCGCCGCGGGCCATCCTTGCGGTCAACGTCACCGTTGGTGACACCACCGCTGAGGGTCTGCATCTGGCGAACTCCCCGAAGGGCTACTACTCCCGCCTGGCCCGAGCCGGCCGTGAAGCCGGCTCGGTCACGGTCCCGCTCCCCGACGAGGTCGCCCCCGAGATGACGCGGGCCGAGAAGGACGAGCCTGTCACCATCGAGGACG from Janibacter cremeus includes these protein-coding regions:
- a CDS encoding flavin reductase family protein codes for the protein MTFKHTTTQVLTQRFRDVMAQIPAAVAVVTTDAGDGPHGTTVSSFMSLSIDPPTMLISLDNDSSLLAKLQRGVTVGVNALTVDQGVLASRFAGQRKDDAPVEWEHSDGTPPRLAAAHAWLALTVTELIVVGDHTLVIGAVDAAHATADAPLIYWQRTYGTHTAT
- a CDS encoding S8 family serine peptidase → MRGRRTRAVGALVATLAISLAGCSLLGEDAPSPSGSTSATASSGSPEGDLVETFAQPAEGRDWVVLVEDPQDSDRVADDLRQAGLALTSVNRGIGMVTLRSTDDDVRTTAEGVDGVVHAASDQSVGWSPEEEPTPSAEDTSPATGTLQPPPPPEGGDPFDGWLWGMSEINAAQARSVTAGDPDVRVGVIDTGVDSSHPDLVDRVDGERSRSFVTDMPGLDGACERDGCIDPVGSDDNGHGTHVAGTIAASANGIGVQGVAPQVGIVDLRAGQDSGYFFLGPVANAITAGAEQELDVVNMSFYVDPWLYSCPGGAPEDSPAQAAAQDVTIELMHRALDLAHEQGVTLVTAAGNNSRDLADPGIDNTSPNFGDTTHERTLDEDCRLLPLDGPHVVGVSSVDEDLTRSGFSNYTSDPASDDVAIAAPGGAGPESGLPILSTASRDLLLTRGDVDDEGRVTVSGSQEGIVRSCPEGIGETEADPDGQCGLYTWLMGTSMAAPHVSGTAALVISENGGTMAPDEVVQTLRRTARDHECPSLGSDADGGGTSAVCTGPPERNGFFGDGILDAAAAVR
- a CDS encoding MarR family winged helix-turn-helix transcriptional regulator; its protein translation is MADSATFDEPSLTDDLERSLATVVRLLSDRAMAGDVAERCGYDLPPASWALLEYLDAHGALRVSDIAACHGVDVSSVTPRLKRLESVGLVSRERVATDARAFLISITGEGAHALESVHAARRETLHQAMDGIDPSRVASATDVLGRIANHLSPAPLTPADR
- a CDS encoding MarP family serine protease, which produces MTGALALDIALLLALAAYAVRMYRTGLVAGVFSLIGFLAGGLLALWGLPGVLTRSDLAGGDPLRSGVLLVVGVLIAAALGQAIGAMVGLRVRSWVRFRPARVLDSFLGAVAALLVGATVVWLAASAVVGAFPGAAQPVAGSRVIQVIDQAMPAPADRVLGGVYRALGTDGFPRVFTGVRPEAIRPVEPPPAGVTKGPGLEQAAGSVVLVSGTAPGCGRGQTGSGWVGAPHRVVTNAHVVAGVEQPSVQVGGTGETYPATTVAFDPRRDVAVLAVPDLAAPPLPTGERQSHGDEVVVAGFPLGGPYDLEAGRVRDLITARGAGIDGTPGVDRQVYAVNTRVEHGNSGGPLLSPSGQVVGTVFAKSQTHRDTGYALTLQETRPVLDRAARATDPVSTGSCAA
- a CDS encoding MsnO8 family LLM class oxidoreductase, which codes for MKLSIVDLGTVAPGTTEKDALADSLESARHAEDWGFGRYWFAEHHLSRSGASHHPELLIAAAAMVTSSIRLGSGAVLMNHYSPFKVAEMFKQLEAMAPGRIDLGMGRATAGPTLDLALQQNRQNPAQVDHQQQILETMAWLYEAFPDDHAFAGHPLMTSVPEVPQTWLLGSSPNGSNLAAGLGIGYTFAGFINPTGAAPALRNYREAFQPQAFGLDSPRAILAVNVTVGDTTAEGLHLANSPKGYYSRLARAGREAGSVTVPLPDEVAPEMTRAEKDEPVTIEDGRWPKFVAGGPDDVRATLEQMAHESGADEIMIQDMIADPTARRRSHELLAQAFDLV
- a CDS encoding histidine phosphatase family protein — its product is MRLLLIRHGQTPHNVTGALDTAYPGAGLTGLGRVQAHAVPDVLAEPVSGVYASPLVRTQLTAEPLALARGVDIRVREGLQEISAGALELRSDEQSRQAYIAALVRWMRGDLDHVLGGGESGRVFLTRYTSAVEAITSEHADGDTVALFSHGAAIRVFATVAAGLARDTAADLSIMNTGMGVLEGDPRSGWRLAGWSSEPLGGLDLQDPDAQDVTGDSAEDVLDD